A window of Streptomyces sp. SAI-127 contains these coding sequences:
- a CDS encoding damage-control phosphatase ARMT1 family protein: MSPSAAVILGSAPESFPHSVLAERHPAIIGQVREAFPYGPEQHRALDALLVGCTKGVIEPLPDGAWRAWGIDDHVGQSWFDVPWLWSESYFYRRLLDAVGYFGDGPWHGIDPFRPSKLAELDSAETDHELAALDELASRTAEEQGAALLHGSLWGNRADLGFRLSDGEAERRDAVPDLVADDSDRLWSLLDGAGTLCLIADNAGRELTPDLLLLAHLLEHGRVERAVLHVKPYPYYVSDATTADVVDALRRLVRAPGRAAEYGRRLWDAMADGRLSVRAHAFSCAPLPYSDMPDDLRAEIGGAALTILKGDLNYRRLVGDRWWAPTTSFAEVTAYFPGPVAALRTLKSDVITGLDEGTETALVEAEGRRWRTSGTHALIQVRP, translated from the coding sequence ATGTCTCCCAGCGCGGCTGTCATCCTCGGCAGTGCACCCGAGTCCTTTCCGCACAGTGTGCTCGCCGAGCGGCACCCCGCCATCATCGGGCAGGTGCGGGAGGCCTTTCCCTACGGGCCCGAGCAGCACCGGGCGCTCGATGCGCTGCTCGTCGGCTGCACCAAAGGAGTGATCGAACCGCTCCCCGACGGGGCGTGGCGCGCGTGGGGAATCGATGACCACGTCGGGCAGTCCTGGTTCGACGTGCCGTGGCTGTGGTCCGAGAGCTACTTCTATCGGCGCCTCCTTGATGCCGTCGGCTACTTCGGGGACGGGCCCTGGCATGGCATCGACCCCTTCCGGCCCTCCAAGCTCGCCGAACTCGACTCCGCCGAGACCGACCATGAGCTGGCCGCTCTGGACGAACTCGCCTCCCGGACGGCCGAGGAGCAGGGGGCGGCTCTGCTGCACGGATCGTTGTGGGGGAACCGGGCCGACCTCGGCTTCCGGCTCTCCGACGGTGAGGCCGAGAGGCGGGACGCCGTACCGGATCTGGTCGCCGACGACAGCGACCGGCTCTGGTCGCTGCTCGACGGTGCCGGCACCCTCTGCCTGATCGCCGACAACGCCGGGCGTGAGCTGACTCCCGACCTGCTGCTGCTGGCTCACCTCCTGGAACACGGTCGTGTCGAGCGGGCGGTTCTGCACGTGAAGCCTTACCCCTACTACGTCTCCGACGCGACCACCGCCGACGTGGTCGACGCGCTGCGCCGGCTCGTGCGGGCACCGGGGCGGGCCGCGGAGTACGGGCGCCGGTTGTGGGACGCCATGGCCGACGGACGGCTGAGCGTTCGTGCGCATGCCTTCTCCTGCGCCCCGCTGCCGTACTCGGACATGCCGGACGACCTTCGTGCGGAGATCGGCGGGGCCGCGCTGACGATCCTGAAGGGAGACCTCAACTACCGGCGCCTGGTGGGGGATCGCTGGTGGGCGCCGACCACGTCCTTCGCCGAGGTGACCGCGTACTTCCCGGGACCGGTCGCCGCCCTGCGCACCCTGAAGTCCGATGTGATCACCGGGCTCGACGAAGGTACGGAGACGGCGCTGGTCGAGGCGGAGGGGCGGCGCTGGCGGACCAGCGGGACCCATGCGCTCATCCAGGTCCGGCCCTGA
- a CDS encoding ScbR family autoregulator-binding transcription factor, with translation MPRQLRAEQTRATILTAAADLFDRRGYESTSLSDIVEHAQVTKGALYFHFAAKDDLAHAIMEIQSRASRQLAGDVDARGYTSMEALVRITFGIARLSVEGPVLRAGLRLATGGVEVRPPLRHPFTEWLDLATGKLLGAVKESDLHPDTDVEAVAHSLVCFFVGTRVVGRHLEPVGRQPRRLAEMWHVMIRGLVPVPRRARYLALVSQLEQESRSG, from the coding sequence ATGCCGAGGCAGTTACGCGCTGAACAGACCCGAGCGACGATCCTCACCGCCGCCGCCGATCTGTTCGACCGCCGTGGCTATGAATCGACCAGTCTCAGCGACATCGTCGAGCACGCCCAGGTCACCAAGGGCGCGCTGTACTTCCACTTCGCGGCGAAGGACGATCTCGCGCACGCGATCATGGAGATCCAGTCACGGGCGTCGCGTCAGTTGGCGGGGGACGTGGACGCCCGGGGGTACACCTCGATGGAGGCGCTGGTCCGCATCACCTTCGGGATAGCGCGGTTGTCGGTCGAGGGGCCGGTGCTCCGCGCCGGACTCCGGCTCGCCACCGGCGGGGTCGAGGTGCGGCCGCCGCTTCGGCATCCGTTCACGGAGTGGCTCGACCTGGCCACCGGGAAGCTGCTGGGTGCGGTCAAGGAGTCGGACCTCCATCCGGACACCGACGTGGAAGCGGTGGCGCACTCGCTTGTCTGTTTCTTCGTCGGGACGCGGGTGGTGGGACGGCATCTGGAGCCGGTGGGGCGGCAGCCGCGGCGGCTCGCGGAGATGTGGCACGTCATGATCCGCGGGCTGGTGCCGGTTCCCCGACGGGCACGGTATCTGGCTCTCGTCAGCCAGCTGGAGCAGGAGTCCCGGAGCGGGTGA
- a CDS encoding ScbA/BarX family gamma-butyrolactone biosynthesis protein, which produces MPELRQFTRTPAGTGVLTATVPREFVHRVAVAEILLTGWTRTDADRFTLTAQWPRTHQLHVSPDRSAYEPLLVAETVRQCGALLAHAAYEVPLGHQFVLRELRVDTRPEHLAVGAAPAEPVIDITVGEVRRRAGRPAALRYDAVVRLGGERIATGGVAVTWTNASVYRRLRGGRTADVGALRLPQPPPTLLPADTVGRALRADVLLSPTARPGRWRLRVDTAHPVFFDHPLDHIPGMLLLEAARQAVRAHGGDEGRVPASFHAAFHQYVELDRPVWMEVSAGDGTDVQVVALQGESLVFECRVGAVAG; this is translated from the coding sequence ATGCCAGAGTTGCGGCAGTTCACACGGACCCCGGCCGGGACAGGGGTGCTGACGGCGACCGTCCCCCGTGAATTCGTGCACCGGGTGGCCGTCGCGGAGATCCTCCTCACCGGCTGGACCAGGACGGACGCCGACCGGTTCACCCTCACCGCCCAGTGGCCGCGCACCCATCAGTTACACGTGTCCCCGGACCGCTCGGCGTACGAACCGCTGCTGGTTGCAGAAACGGTCCGCCAGTGCGGGGCGCTGCTCGCCCACGCGGCGTACGAGGTCCCGCTGGGTCATCAGTTCGTCCTGCGGGAACTGCGTGTCGACACGCGCCCCGAGCATCTGGCCGTCGGCGCCGCCCCCGCCGAGCCCGTCATCGACATCACGGTCGGAGAGGTCCGCCGCCGCGCCGGCCGCCCGGCCGCACTGCGCTACGACGCCGTCGTACGCCTGGGCGGCGAACGGATAGCGACCGGCGGTGTCGCCGTGACCTGGACGAACGCGTCCGTCTACCGACGACTGCGCGGCGGGCGGACCGCCGACGTCGGCGCCCTGCGGCTGCCCCAGCCGCCCCCCACGCTGCTGCCGGCCGACACGGTCGGACGGGCCCTGCGCGCCGACGTACTCCTGTCGCCCACGGCCCGGCCAGGTCGCTGGCGGCTGCGCGTCGATACCGCACATCCTGTTTTCTTCGATCACCCGCTGGACCACATCCCCGGCATGCTCCTCCTGGAGGCAGCCCGCCAGGCCGTACGGGCGCACGGAGGTGACGAGGGCCGGGTGCCGGCGTCCTTCCACGCCGCGTTTCACCAGTACGTGGAGCTCGACCGACCGGTCTGGATGGAGGTGAGCGCAGGGGACGGCACCGACGTACAAGTCGTCGCGTTGCAAGGGGAATCGTTGGTCTTCGAGTGCCGGGTGGGTGCCGTCGCAGGGTGA
- a CDS encoding ScbR family autoregulator-binding transcription factor, whose translation MARQERAIRTRRAIVEAAGAVFDEHGYAASTIAMVLERAEVTKGALYFHFPSKESLAQAVLDEQLSLGAVPPHPCKVQEIVDMTFVFGQRLRTNSLLKGSVRLTVDQCAPPGVDHTGPFRQWSEHLVAMLQQARDQGELLPTIQLRDTADLLVGAFAGVQLMSRALHGREDLGHRISVMWAHLLPSITVPGLLIGLDSRPDRGARVLASVESGELVGAEA comes from the coding sequence ATGGCGAGACAGGAGCGCGCCATCAGGACACGCAGGGCGATTGTGGAGGCCGCGGGCGCCGTCTTCGACGAGCACGGGTACGCCGCGAGCACCATCGCGATGGTGCTGGAGCGGGCCGAAGTCACCAAAGGCGCACTGTATTTCCACTTCCCCTCCAAGGAGTCCCTGGCCCAGGCGGTGCTCGACGAGCAGTTGTCGCTGGGGGCCGTACCGCCGCATCCGTGCAAGGTGCAGGAGATCGTCGACATGACGTTCGTCTTCGGGCAGCGGCTGCGGACCAACTCCCTGCTGAAGGGGAGCGTCCGGCTGACGGTGGACCAGTGCGCACCGCCCGGTGTCGATCACACGGGGCCGTTCCGGCAGTGGAGCGAGCATCTGGTGGCGATGCTGCAACAGGCCCGCGACCAGGGCGAGTTGCTGCCGACGATTCAGCTGCGGGACACCGCGGACCTGCTGGTGGGGGCGTTCGCCGGGGTTCAGCTGATGTCGCGGGCACTCCACGGGCGGGAGGACCTCGGGCACCGGATCTCCGTCATGTGGGCTCACCTGCTGCCGAGCATCACGGTGCCGGGACTGCTGATCGGCCTCGACAGCCGGCCCGACCGCGGGGCCCGCGTGCTGGCGTCGGTGGAGAGCGGTGAACTGGTGGGCGCCGAGGCGTGA
- a CDS encoding lytic polysaccharide monooxygenase yields MARMPWTTARRTSAAVAALSPFLLTVFAAAPAQAHGAPTDPVSRVFACSPDGGSTGTAACRAAVAANGSPFTAWDNLRVANVNGRDRQTIPDGKLCSGGLPAYAGLDLARSDWPSTRLTPGATLTMKYVSTIPHTGTFRMYLTEPGYDPSKPLKWSDLPEQPFAQVKDPALTDGAYRIRMTLPKDRTGRQVLYTIWQNSSTADTYYSCSDVVFPAAADKGGSGGGGGASASASPTRSKAAEKQPARSPAPTTASPTPAPPVARSAGGAVPDSTPVAADSEPASGPSAPMVAGGAAAVLVLTGGAALALRLRRR; encoded by the coding sequence ATGGCCCGGATGCCCTGGACCACCGCCCGTCGCACGAGTGCGGCGGTCGCCGCCCTGTCCCCGTTCCTGCTGACCGTGTTCGCGGCGGCGCCCGCGCAGGCCCACGGCGCTCCCACGGATCCGGTCAGCCGGGTCTTCGCCTGTTCCCCCGACGGCGGTTCCACGGGCACGGCGGCATGCCGCGCCGCCGTGGCGGCCAACGGCTCGCCCTTCACGGCGTGGGACAACCTGCGGGTCGCGAACGTGAACGGCCGGGACCGGCAGACGATCCCCGACGGCAAGCTGTGCAGCGGCGGCCTGCCCGCCTACGCGGGCCTCGACCTGGCCCGCTCCGACTGGCCGTCGACCCGCCTGACCCCCGGCGCGACGCTGACCATGAAGTACGTCTCGACGATCCCGCACACCGGCACGTTCCGGATGTACCTCACCGAGCCCGGCTACGATCCGTCGAAGCCGCTCAAGTGGTCCGATCTGCCGGAGCAGCCGTTCGCTCAGGTGAAGGACCCGGCGCTGACGGACGGCGCGTACCGGATCAGGATGACGCTGCCCAAGGACCGGACGGGCCGGCAGGTGCTGTACACGATCTGGCAGAACAGCAGTACGGCGGACACGTACTACTCGTGCTCGGACGTGGTGTTCCCGGCAGCGGCCGACAAGGGCGGGAGCGGGGGTGGGGGCGGGGCGAGCGCCTCCGCGTCGCCGACCCGGTCGAAGGCGGCGGAGAAGCAGCCCGCCAGGAGTCCGGCGCCGACCACTGCCTCACCCACGCCGGCACCTCCCGTGGCCCGTTCGGCGGGCGGCGCCGTACCCGACTCCACTCCGGTGGCCGCCGACTCCGAGCCCGCCTCCGGGCCTTCCGCGCCCATGGTGGCGGGCGGCGCCGCCGCGGTGCTGGTGCTCACCGGGGGCGCCGCCCTGGCGCTTCGTCTGCGCCGGCGCTGA
- a CDS encoding Tat pathway signal sequence domain protein: MRMRSLLSLTAAAAAFALPVAVAASAPAAAADVAVLTTGGVGGTTVAEGTTISASLAEGTTATLYSSSTGTSGISCSASTFTATVDGNPTAPGTATESLTGQTFSNCTSNVVGVLGVTSITVNNLPYTTAVSSDGTVAVTPASGSAIQTTVVLRTLLGSVSCVYQAASGLSGTADNTDNSIKFANQQFSRTSGSSLCPASGFWTAKYSPVTASGEAVYVN; the protein is encoded by the coding sequence ATGCGTATGCGTTCTCTGCTCTCCCTCACCGCCGCTGCCGCCGCCTTCGCGCTTCCCGTGGCCGTGGCCGCGTCCGCCCCCGCCGCCGCGGCCGACGTCGCGGTACTCACCACCGGCGGGGTCGGCGGCACCACCGTCGCCGAAGGCACGACCATCAGCGCGTCCCTGGCCGAGGGGACCACCGCGACCCTCTACTCCAGCTCGACGGGCACCAGCGGGATCAGCTGCTCGGCCTCCACGTTCACCGCCACGGTCGACGGCAACCCGACCGCCCCGGGCACCGCCACCGAGTCCCTGACCGGGCAGACCTTCAGCAACTGCACCTCGAACGTGGTCGGCGTCCTCGGCGTCACCAGCATCACGGTGAACAACCTGCCGTACACCACCGCCGTGTCCTCCGACGGCACCGTCGCCGTGACCCCGGCGAGCGGTTCCGCCATCCAGACCACCGTCGTGCTGCGCACCCTGCTGGGCAGCGTCAGCTGTGTCTACCAGGCGGCGTCCGGCCTGTCCGGCACGGCCGACAACACTGACAACAGCATCAAGTTCGCCAACCAGCAGTTCAGCCGGACGTCCGGTTCCTCGCTGTGCCCCGCCAGCGGTTTCTGGACCGCGAAGTACAGCCCGGTGACCGCGAGCGGCGAAGCGGTCTACGTCAACTGA
- a CDS encoding DUF6230 family protein gives MASSVGTISETPESGSTPEASDSPARRGRVRGRRAAIMAVPAVAITAGLAILTAEGALGVQFAISGMPFTVTAESLDGTGFEQFGGLDNMADNSPNAGDTGGQVLVVTSAIKNATLTKLCQSVDLGGTNLLIKAGQGDKKVEATDLTTDSTELTGNASFDNIEIGNDASTLTKAGVKGPIGVFSQQADTVHIGDLRQTNYATTAAVFKLPGLKLSFSSKGC, from the coding sequence ATGGCCTCGTCCGTCGGCACCATCTCCGAGACCCCCGAAAGCGGTTCCACCCCCGAAGCCTCCGACAGCCCCGCCAGACGCGGGCGGGTCCGGGGACGCCGGGCCGCGATCATGGCCGTGCCGGCCGTCGCGATCACGGCGGGGCTCGCGATCCTGACCGCCGAGGGTGCTCTCGGTGTCCAGTTCGCCATCTCCGGCATGCCCTTCACTGTCACCGCCGAGAGTCTCGACGGCACTGGGTTCGAGCAGTTCGGCGGCCTCGACAACATGGCGGACAACAGCCCGAACGCCGGCGACACCGGTGGTCAGGTGCTGGTCGTGACCTCCGCCATCAAGAACGCGACCCTCACCAAGCTGTGCCAGAGCGTCGACCTGGGCGGCACCAACCTGCTCATCAAGGCGGGCCAGGGAGACAAGAAGGTCGAGGCGACCGACCTGACCACGGACTCGACCGAGCTCACCGGTAACGCCTCGTTCGACAACATCGAGATCGGCAACGACGCCAGCACCCTCACCAAGGCGGGCGTGAAGGGCCCCATCGGCGTCTTCAGCCAGCAGGCCGACACCGTGCACATCGGCGACCTGCGGCAGACCAACTACGCCACCACGGCCGCTGTGTTCAAGCTGCCCGGCCTCAAGCTCAGCTTCAGCAGCAAGGGTTGCTGA
- a CDS encoding DUF6114 domain-containing protein, which translates to MESQEPVSGREPTGVQQPVLVQDAFTRWVYGRPFFGGLWLTLGGAWILLTMKASVKVVLHVGMQGVAGYLLPTLMVLLGLLILFSPDQRLFYSITGVLISMGTWVTSNLGGFMVGLLLGVAGSILTFGWLPDQDPWVSRRERREQAREAERPGTETGPGQPGPATDTAQAGMVSGTPRAAR; encoded by the coding sequence ATGGAGAGCCAGGAGCCGGTGAGCGGACGCGAGCCCACGGGCGTACAGCAGCCCGTCCTCGTCCAGGACGCGTTCACCCGCTGGGTGTACGGACGCCCCTTCTTCGGCGGACTCTGGCTCACCCTGGGCGGGGCATGGATCCTGCTCACCATGAAGGCCTCGGTGAAGGTCGTCCTGCATGTGGGGATGCAGGGAGTGGCGGGCTACCTCCTGCCGACCCTGATGGTGCTGCTGGGACTGCTGATCCTCTTCAGCCCCGACCAGCGCCTGTTCTACTCGATCACCGGCGTCCTGATCTCCATGGGCACCTGGGTCACCTCGAACCTGGGCGGCTTCATGGTCGGCCTCCTGCTGGGGGTCGCGGGGAGCATCCTGACCTTCGGCTGGCTGCCCGACCAGGACCCGTGGGTGAGCCGCCGCGAGCGGCGCGAGCAGGCCCGGGAGGCGGAGCGGCCCGGTACGGAGACCGGCCCGGGGCAGCCCGGTCCCGCGACCGACACGGCGCAGGCCGGGATGGTCTCCGGTACACCGCGGGCCGCCCGGTAG
- a CDS encoding peptidase E, which produces MGSEPTIVATSGGHRTGGRTMVSFHALVHHAVDLSGAHGRRPRVMYVGTAIGDAEHFTARMHEAARVAGFDLTPLQLFPMPNLDDVEGTVLAQDVVWVMGGSVANLLAVWRVHGLDRVLRRAWEAGVVLSGVSAGSLCWFEGGTTDSYGPELRPLTDALGFLPYGNGVHYDSDPGRRPLVHRLVADGTLPTTHCTDDGVGLVYRGTELVEAVTEVPGKGAYVVTRDGGTAVEERVEPRRLPGV; this is translated from the coding sequence ATGGGCTCGGAACCGACCATCGTCGCCACCTCCGGAGGACATCGCACCGGTGGTCGCACCATGGTGTCGTTCCACGCGCTGGTGCACCATGCCGTGGATCTGTCGGGTGCCCACGGCCGCAGACCGCGCGTGATGTACGTCGGCACGGCCATCGGGGACGCCGAACACTTCACGGCACGTATGCACGAGGCGGCCCGGGTGGCCGGCTTCGACCTCACCCCGCTCCAGCTCTTCCCCATGCCCAACCTGGACGACGTCGAGGGCACCGTCCTGGCGCAGGACGTGGTGTGGGTCATGGGCGGCTCGGTGGCGAACCTGCTCGCCGTGTGGCGGGTGCACGGCCTCGACCGCGTGCTGCGCAGGGCCTGGGAGGCCGGGGTGGTGCTCAGCGGGGTCAGCGCGGGCTCCCTGTGCTGGTTCGAGGGCGGCACCACCGATTCGTACGGTCCCGAACTCCGCCCGCTCACCGACGCGTTGGGCTTCCTGCCGTACGGAAACGGCGTGCACTACGACAGTGACCCGGGCCGTCGCCCCCTGGTCCACCGGCTCGTCGCCGACGGCACCCTGCCCACCACCCACTGCACGGACGACGGCGTGGGACTGGTCTACCGCGGCACCGAACTCGTCGAGGCCGTCACCGAGGTACCCGGAAAGGGTGCCTACGTCGTCACTCGCGACGGCGGGACGGCGGTCGAGGAACGCGTCGAACCGCGCAGGCTGCCCGGCGTCTGA
- a CDS encoding SAM-dependent methyltransferase yields the protein MERDVDTGSAHSARIYDYIIGGADHYPADREAGDAMVREWPALPVHMRANRDFMNRAVRHLAEKAGIRQFLDIGTGIPTSPNIHEIAQSVSPDARVVYVDNDPLVLRLSQGLLNSTPEGRTSYIEADMRDPASILEAPELRATLDLTRPVALLVIAIVHFMTDEDDAVGIVRRLLDPLPSGSHLAMSIGTAEFAPDEVGRVAGEYAARGMPMRLRTVAEAAEFFTGLEIVEPGIVQVHKWHPDGSDTEVIRDADIAMYGVVGRKP from the coding sequence ATGGAGCGAGACGTCGACACCGGCAGCGCGCACTCCGCGCGGATCTACGACTACATCATCGGCGGGGCGGACCACTACCCGGCGGACCGCGAGGCGGGCGACGCCATGGTCCGGGAGTGGCCCGCGCTGCCGGTCCACATGCGGGCCAACCGCGACTTCATGAACCGCGCGGTGCGCCACCTCGCCGAGAAGGCGGGGATACGGCAGTTCCTCGACATCGGGACCGGCATCCCCACCTCCCCCAACATCCACGAGATCGCCCAGTCGGTGTCCCCCGACGCCCGGGTGGTGTACGTCGACAACGACCCGCTCGTGCTGCGCCTGTCCCAGGGCCTGCTCAACAGCACGCCCGAGGGCCGGACTTCGTACATCGAGGCCGACATGCGGGATCCGGCGAGCATCCTCGAGGCGCCGGAGCTGCGGGCGACGCTCGATCTCACGCGACCGGTGGCACTGTTGGTGATCGCGATCGTGCACTTCATGACGGACGAGGACGACGCCGTCGGCATCGTGCGCCGGCTCCTCGACCCGCTGCCGTCCGGCAGCCACCTCGCGATGTCCATCGGTACCGCGGAGTTCGCCCCGGACGAGGTCGGCCGGGTGGCCGGGGAGTACGCCGCACGGGGAATGCCGATGCGGCTGCGCACCGTCGCCGAGGCCGCGGAGTTCTTCACGGGACTGGAGATCGTGGAGCCGGGCATCGTCCAGGTGCACAAATGGCATCCGGACGGCTCGGACACCGAGGTGATCCGGGACGCGGACATCGCGATGTACGGGGTGGTGGGGCGCAAGCCGTGA
- a CDS encoding substrate-binding domain-containing protein, whose product MNTPPPPRTPSRSLRTAALTSVALLLLAGCSGAGGDSALESGRGAAGADTAGLTVALITHGGEGDAYWELVQKGAEAAAAKDGVDLTYADDSDPAGQAQLVRDAISDRVDGIAVTLAKPAAMKAPVAAARAAGIPVVGLNSGIDAWQSQGLLEYFGQDESVAGAAVGDKLNGLKVKHALCVIHERGNVALEARCAGVKKTFRGETENLYVEGTDPEAVDTVLTARLRQDPGIDEVVTLGAQFALDAVGSVKAAGSKAQVATFDLNNDLVKAIRAGNVQFAVDQQPYLQGYLAVDSLWLYRTNGNISGGGVAPVLTGPAFVTRTNVAAVAKFAAAGTR is encoded by the coding sequence ATGAACACTCCTCCCCCACCTCGGACTCCCTCGAGATCCCTGCGCACGGCCGCCCTCACCTCCGTAGCCCTTCTGCTGCTCGCCGGCTGCTCCGGCGCCGGCGGCGACTCCGCACTCGAGTCGGGCAGGGGCGCGGCGGGGGCGGACACCGCAGGGCTGACGGTTGCCCTGATCACCCACGGCGGCGAGGGTGACGCCTACTGGGAGCTCGTGCAGAAGGGCGCCGAGGCCGCCGCCGCGAAGGACGGCGTCGATCTGACGTACGCGGACGACTCCGACCCGGCCGGCCAGGCCCAACTGGTGCGCGACGCGATCAGCGACCGGGTCGACGGCATCGCGGTCACCCTGGCCAAGCCGGCCGCGATGAAGGCACCGGTGGCCGCGGCACGGGCGGCGGGCATCCCGGTGGTGGGCCTCAACTCCGGTATCGACGCCTGGCAGTCGCAGGGGCTGCTGGAGTACTTCGGCCAGGACGAGAGCGTGGCCGGCGCCGCCGTCGGGGACAAGCTGAACGGCCTGAAGGTCAAGCACGCGCTGTGCGTCATCCACGAGCGGGGCAACGTCGCCCTGGAGGCGCGCTGCGCCGGTGTGAAGAAGACGTTCCGAGGCGAGACCGAGAACCTGTACGTGGAGGGCACCGACCCCGAGGCCGTGGACACCGTGCTCACGGCCCGGCTGCGGCAGGACCCCGGCATCGACGAAGTCGTCACCCTCGGCGCGCAGTTCGCCCTGGACGCCGTGGGATCGGTGAAGGCGGCGGGCAGCAAGGCCCAGGTCGCCACCTTCGACCTCAACAACGACCTGGTCAAGGCGATCCGCGCCGGGAACGTACAGTTCGCGGTGGACCAGCAGCCGTATCTGCAGGGCTACCTCGCGGTGGACTCCCTGTGGCTGTACAGGACCAACGGCAACATCAGCGGGGGCGGCGTGGCTCCCGTCCTCACCGGGCCCGCGTTCGTCACCCGGACGAACGTCGCCGCGGTCGCGAAGTTCGCCGCGGCCGGCACGAGGTGA